The Silene latifolia isolate original U9 population chromosome X, ASM4854445v1, whole genome shotgun sequence genome contains the following window.
GATTCTTATCACATTGCTTACAATGGTAAACTATTGGAGTCGGTGGTTTACCACTAGCATTTCCATTTGTTGGACTGTGGCTTCCCGTCGAATGAGCTCTATTTCCATAACGATTGAAATTATCTCTCTTAGGAAATCCTTGAGTATTATCCGATATTCCACCTTTTCTCTTCTCTCCTAGCGCAGGTTTCCTTTCATTAAGCAATCTCTCAACGTTACAAGCCTTAGCATAAACAGTCCGTACATTATCAAATGTATCCCCTCCAAACTTCTCACGAATGGCATAAGACAATTTCTGTTCAAACTTGTAAGCCCTAGCTTCTTCATTAGGTGCTAATTTGGGTGCAAAACGAACTAGTTCCTGGAATTTCAAGTAGTACTCTTGAACAGTCATCGACCCTTCTTCCAATCGGTCGAATTCGGCCCTCTTAGCCCTCCTCATATGTTCTGGAAATATTCCCTCCTAAGGTCATGCACAAAATTATCCCAAAGTTACGGTTCTACAACCTCCTATCCTTCTTCATTAACATAGCATCCCAAATCAGTCAATAGCTCCTTATTAGCATTCCAACAGATAATAGCATTCTCCCTTAAATAAAAGGCAGCCTGGTCTACTCTCAGTTCCTCAGGACATCGCAAAGTGGTAAAAATCATCTCGAATTCTTGGATCCAATTCTCTAGCTTAATTGGATCAGTATCCTTTCCAGTGAAGGTAGTTGGGTTCTGTTGACTAACTGAACGAGTCATACTAGCTGCTGGTGTAGTCACCCTATTTTGATTTGACAGTCTAACTGACTCTACCAATTCCATGTTCATTTGTAATAGTTGTTGCATCATAGCATTCGTATCCTCATTTGTAAACTCTTTTCTAACCATTTTCTGCACCATAGTAACTCGTGTTATAACTCTGAGTTGGCTTATATCCTAATGTCCATTCTAATATCAAATCTAGCATCACTGTGATACTACTCGCATAACATCAACGTAAATATCATATATCTTAATAAATCACGTTTATACAAATAAAGTTCCATATCACTACTTGTACATACGAGACTTAAACATGACTAAAACCGACTTCAGTACTATGAGTAACGTCTTAAACGCCATTCCTAGCACTGACGTCGCAAATATCTTGCAATAAAATTCTAAAGTCACGCACAACATCCATACTACTTTCTATACGgataaaataacaacaataaatttTGCACAAATATGCATACTCTTTTGGTTTATTCAAATAAACCAATTTTATTACTTCATAAAACAAATTAATAGGCCTGATATGCCACAACAATAATCTTGCTTTACTTAAATAATAGGCTCACATGTCGCACTTAACCACAAAATTAATAACATTGCTTGTTCCATAACTTATTACTGCTAGTAGTTCTAATAACATGATTTAACTAACATATAAATAACTTATAATAAGGTCTAATGACATATAAGTGCTTTCTCGCTAAACTCTTTTAATAATCATCATCCTCTTCCGAATCTTCTAAGGGCATCATCTTCCTCAGGATCCTCGAGTGGTAGGTCCTCATCATCCATAGCATCATCAGGTGGTATTACCTCGGAATCCTCATCAGTGTTAGAAACAATAACAATCACCTCAATTTCTCTATCACCCTCATCATTATCCGAGCCCATTTGCTCGCTCTTACTCACGGCTCCCTCGGGTACCACTCGGTTACCCTCGTTATTCTTGCCTCTATCGGGTACCTCACGGTGACCTATCAGTCCTCCTCTTCCGGTTACCTTCCACCCTCCGTACTCCCTACACCTCAACACTAATGCTTTAAAACTATGATTCAGTGGGTGTATAGAGGCTTGTCCTCCAAGGTAATTATGGTCGTATTGCTTCCAAAATAAGTGAGTATCCCTCTCATGGAGTAAGGTATGCTTGAGGTTAGAATACGGTCCATAAGTAGGAAATGTAACAACAAGAGCCCAACCTTTGACATAAGTATCACTCACCCACTCAATCCCATTAACAGTACATAGAAAATTCACATACTTCTTTGTAACCAAAAGTTTAGTTAGTTATGAATTGATCATTGACTCATCTAATCTATTTTATTATTGAATACTTTGCTATGAAGTTGTTGACTTCTAATTCCACATAAGATTAGTTATTGGCTACAAGCGTAAACAAATAACCCTTACAATATTGTCAATTTAGTCAAGCGCCTAATCGTATCAAGATTGTAGAATAAAACAATGTAATTTAGTAAAGATCAAAGAATGAAGAATACAAGCGATGCTCCACTTTGATTCATACAAGTTTAATCATTTATAACTCAACAATGATGAATTAGCATAATATTTGATGAATTATAATTGCTACaatagaataggtaaacaaataaaaGATTCATTCACCTAATCTAGCAATGGTTAATTAAGTAATAACAAGAAGTTGATCATTCTAGATGCATATTTAACAAACCAACAATAATCCAAACTAAACTTGATATTCAAACAATGAAATAGAAATAAAATAAGAGTCTTACAATTCAATAACTAATGGCTTCAAGAACTTGTTCTAAGATGTAGAACATAGCCCtccatacaaatgataaaaacaaacttgaaattggaaattgtttATGTATTCTAATGATTAAAAGGTAGAGAAAGTATGTAAAGTACATGGAAAATTGATCAACAACATCTCCTTATATAGGTCTTCAAAGAGCATCTCCATAAAGGCTCATAAAGTATGAGCATAATTGCCAAAATAAAGGAGAATTAAGGAGTTGTCGGAATCCAATGCGGAATCCAATGCTCAGCCACTCCAAGTGGCTAGAAGTTCAAGAGTCTTTGTTTTGCCACTCCGAGTGGCATTTTCTTGTGATGATTCATTGCTTTAACCTTAGTCTTTGGGCTTTGACTTGCTTTAAAATCCATACTCACATGACATCTTTAGCCTAATATCAACCTCTAAAGAAGCCATCTCCATACATAACAATAAATCAATCCAATTATcccataaaaacacaaaaatccaTTACCAACCCAACATAAGAGACATACGCATTAAAATCCACTAAAATGCTTCTCAACCTATCAATTTACCATCAAAATAACCTTTATTAATCCCTACTAAACTAGGCTAATCAAACTTCCCCATGCTTatacctttactcgtcctcgagtagaACCCAAGGACAAGTCAAAGATAACCCACACCAAGGTTTATATAGCGAAACATGAGTAGCTTGCTCCAACTCCAACCACTATAACTAACCACTACTACTCTAACCACCTCTAAATGTGAACCATCTCTCAACTCCCACTCCTTGTATCTTTCTTCAAGTAAACACATGGTCTCAATAAAATCAACACACACTCCAAAATAATGACCATGTAACCCAATCCTCCACTAAGCAACAATATCCAACAACAAACTACATCTCAAAAtataaaaatgtaaaaaaaaaatgtaGTTCAAATCATCACACTTCACCACCCATTCCCCCTTATTTCTTCAAATGTCCTATCCCAAACCACCCTTTAAACCTCCTTATGTCACCATCTCCAAGATAAAGAACAagtaacaattttttttattCCTAATCTCTCATTTTTCCTAGATCGCCCGCCCTTGCAGGTTTTCAATATAGCTTTTATTCCTTACACTACTCTCATGGCACGCatctcaattcttcattttacccggagtGCCCTTTAgggttttcactccgtcctcggTCATTTACCCAATCTTGCATAGGcgcccttgcgggttttcaccTAGTcgggttctttttttttttttttttttttttcattttttcaataTTTTTTTATTAACTTAATTGCAAATAAAGTAAAGTAAATACAAATGAAATTATTCCCTCATGCTTGTTCTTCACATTGTCCCCAATGTGAGGAACAACAAAAATTAAGACATGGAAAAGGTAAAATAAATACATACCAACACAAGTTAAGTACCGGAGGAATCTCCGTTACCATCGCTCGTAGAGGCATGATCCTCCTTCCTAACATATTAGGCCGTAGCATGTTCACCCAACTTGGCAACACTAACCAAAGACCGAACAAGCTCACGTGTCTCCAAAAGCACATTAGTAGGTGCCTCAAGCTTATCATCGGTCCTAGCTTGCTTAGCATCAACTTCCTTCCTCCATGCATCAACTTCTTTCATCCAAACTTGGTCATAATTAGCCACCCGGGTGGTAGCAACGGATCGGTTTGTCGTTTCATTAACACCACTCCTTGTACCATCACCCTTATTCTCCTCATCATTCTCATAACTCTCCCCATCATCTAAAGGATCAAGGTCGGGGTCGACATAGATATAAAAATCTTCCGTCACCTCTCCATAAGTTAAGGGATCATCAATCGGGCGAGGCATCTTTAAATAAATATCATTCTTAGAACCCCAACACCAAAAGTATGTACCCTCTATCGCACGTGGCCGTAACATATGAGATTGTATCAAACAAGGGACATTCAAAAGGTAGCTATCCATCAATGGTATCTCATCCTCATTAACACCTATTTTCAAATGTTGCATTATCAAGGTCACCAAACCCCCTCCACCAATCTTAGCTCTAAAATTCGTACCCAATTTCAGGCAAGATTGTACAAAGAGATCAACTCAATAGGGTATACCCACACCCTCTGGAGTCATAGCCCACAAATAACCAAATTGAACACGAGGAAGTTTGGTGGGATCTCCCTTACAAAGGAATGTATTGGCTATCAAACGGTGAGCAACTCGAAGGCATGGGTGATTGATATAAGAGCTAAGTTCACCTTGCTTGTCATTGGTATCCAACCCCGTCAACTCCTTCCACCATGTTGAATAGTATCCTTATCAACACCCGCATACTTCACCTTACTCATCTCCTTAATACCAAAAGCCCTTTTCAACCCCGCATAAGTCATAGAATGAGGCTGTCCTTTCAAACGGAAGGTGATTTTATAAGTTTTAGTGGACGCTTCCGGCAATGATAATGTGGATAAGAACTCTAAAGTGTATCTCCTATAAGTGTGAGCCCCCTTAGCCATGAAATCCTCCAAACCAACATTTTTCAACAAAGACTCCACTACATCAAACATACCCAACTTCTCTAGTGTGGTGGGATAAAGAAACAATGTTTCCACCATATGACGCTCATGCAAATCATCCCAAATATCTCTTTGTTTAATGGTCAAATAAGCGGGTTTGGGAATGGGTATCTATCTAGGAATAATGGTGGGTGTTTTGGACATGGTGTGGGTAGTCTTTTacatttttgtgagttttttttaggTGGTAGCGGGTATAGTTTGACGTTTAGTAGTTCTTATCCTGACAATGACAATAATGCTCAACAAAGAACACCCTCCaagtatacaacaacaacaacaacaacaaagctcTCTTACAACTCCAAATCTCCCTCAACAATGAACACGCTCAACAATTCCAATCCCAAGTTCCAATAAATCACTAACAAATACTTAGTTGAACAATTATAATGCCTTTAAATTCAAACTATAATTAAAATTCAAGTAAATAATTAAAAGGAAGAGACAAAGTATGAAGTTTTTTACCCAAAAGTTGAAAAATTTATCTCTCAAAGATGAGAATTAATGGTGTATACTTCTTATTATATACAAAAACCCAACTTCGATAAGTTCAAAGATCAAAATCGAAATTTCTGAAATCTCTATAGGTATGGCTTCAAATAGTCGAAAATTCCAACAAAATTGAAGGGTGTATTCCTTTGTGCAGAAATTAAACCCAATTCATACCCCTTGAAAGTGCAAATTCGAAAATTTCGAATTCCCAATTGTTAGGGTTCCAGAAATTCGAAAAGTTCAACAATTATGAATGAATAACAAAGGAAGTGGGTAAATTGAAGGAGTAATTAGAATTTAGAATGAATTATGGGAGATCGCGGGCAACTTCGAGAGAACAAATACGATGCTTgcgtctgttttttttttcgggttGAAGAGGAATTAAAGGAACAAGAAGAAGACGGAGGAGCATACCTGTACGATAGGGAGCCGCTGGGAGCGGCAAACAGAGCAGAATAGGCTGCCGCTGGGGTTGGTGGTTGCCGAGGGACGTGGCAGGAGAAACAGAAGAGGGGCCGCTGGGGTGGTCAGGTGCCGAGTAGCGCGGTAGGGGAAACAGGAGCAGAAGCCGCTGGGGTGTTGCCTTGCCGCTAGCTTTTCGCTCTTTCTTTTCCGTCTTGCTCTTTTCTTTCGTGCTTTCttgttttttccattttttttattgtttttccttttGATATTCTTGATAATACCTATAAAACCACAAGTAAATATTAGATTAAATTAAACTAATTCAATAACAGTGAAAATTAAACTATCTATCTAGAATTCAAATGAAATAACAACGAAAACAAATAAGGTTGTCTCCCGTAAAACGCCTTATTTAATGTCGTGGCTTGACATGAAAATGAGAAGGTCAATCGACATAAATTGGGTCGACAAGATCAATTCCCTTGACCTTTTCTTTTTGAAATCCTTCATAATATGGCTTAAGATGGTGTCCATTTACTTTGAAAATCTTTTCCGTAGACAGACTACGAATCTCCACCGCTCCATGTGGAAATACTTGGGTAACAATAAATGGACCAACCCATCTTGACCTTAGCTTACCTGGAAATAACCGAAGACGAGATATATAGAGCAACACCTTTTGACCAATGGTGAATGTCTTTCTAGCAAGCATCTTGTCATGCCATGCCTTTGTTCGCTCCTTGAAAATCGCCGCATTTTCATACGACTCATTCCTAATCTCCTCTAGCTCTTGTAATTGCAATTTTCGGTACTCACCCGACTCATCCATTCTCATATTCAAAGTCTTTACCGCCTAAAAAGCTTTGTGCTCAAGCTCGACCGGGAGATGACAAGGCTTACCAAAGACCAACCGATATGGTGACATACCAATCGGAGTTTTATAGGCCGTTTTATAGGCCCTCAATGCATCATCCAACCTTAAGCTCTAATCTTTCTGACTCAGATTCACCGTCTTTTCCAAGATGGACTTCACTTCTCTATTGGACACTTCGGCTTGACCATTCGTTTGAGGATGGTAAGCGGTAGATACTTTGTGAGTAACACAATATTTCCTTAAAAGTGCTTCTACCGTCCTATTGCAAAAATGAGTGCCTCTATCTCTTATCAATGCTCTTGGAATTCCGAATCTAGAAAAGATGTTAGACTTGATAAAATCTGCAATAACTTTAGCATCATTAGTCCTAGTGGGTTTAGCTTCCacccacttcgacacataatcaACGACAAGAAGTATATATAAGAAACCATGAGACGTGGGGAATGGACCCATAAAATCTATACCCCATACATCAAAAATTTCACAATAAAGCATATGGGtttatgtagatacctcatttctgcacctcccggaAGCCACCCGGTgttgattgggccgcatgtttggtacacggaacgatttatgacaattcataagtttatcgtcaagtgatagctcaaatacttgtgtctaccccttggttgtcatctacgcgccgttacggtcgttttgacagtaattagagtacatttggagtccgggtcaaaaaccgtcttcattttctaacaaaccgttttaaatgccgagtcggaatgttctggaatattccggatatttctattccatattttaatcttttcatattttggcaaaatatatcccgaaattatatttttaataataaggaagttgagacctaccgcaattccataacagaaacgcggaaaatctttcttccgcgggaggaaactcctggggaaaggacgaaacacctgctgcgcctcttccaagaaccgcagtggctgctgcgcctcttccccagctcttttctacgtattttcaaatctttttgagatttgtttccaatgttttaccgtaaccctaattcctccgtgtgatatgtataaatagggaccttcgttcctcatatttctcacgcgagtgtccgcccttcttttctccctttgcattctaagaccgtgctctttgcttattggtgtctacgtgcttgaactttcgaccacgtaagctcagatccttctgagtaccagcctcgttttgcatgaccgactaattcgaccaactccactcaatcaatctaatcaatttaatgtaatttctcttacgagggcactttcatcatacatgcgagtcgagcaatcactaatcgctAACTTCGTcattctcgtttcgtcaaacatgtaagtctgagggtgtaaatcccatgttttattattgtattttattcttgtataaattattgtaagggttacgtcgaaagcatgtttaaaaccgatttacaaaaccctttTATGGAAtctatttttacggattaacagaagacagacgtcgagaagaaacgcagcaactgctgcgcctcttcgaagagtcgcatcatctgctgcgcctcttcctgaggctgccgcagttcctgcttttcttcttcttcctcgcctttctgttaattcgtcttctttcgttgttctttctttttcattcgtatataataataataataataatcataatatgtataattttcatctttaaatcccgacttaaatcccttataatcaatatttgcgggttttcgtcattaaaatcaaacccggattttggagattcgattcattcatatcaaatctctgggATTCGACCtttgtatattttcatcagtTTATCGCGACTTACATTCGTTTCCGTCTTAGTAATTTGACCTAAATAAGTTGTAATTAATCTCTTATTAATCTTTAATTCACTCATAATTAGTCTATAATTCTTTCTAATTAATTTAAGTtcgttctttattgcttttatgaccaattcacatgtaaataacctgttaaatcacttctacttgagtcgaatgtcagtaatcgatcattaaattcaccaatgaacactAACGATATGCGTTCGGCCTACACGCAGAACTCACCAGAACGACGCAgtaaccactgcgcctcttccaagggacgcagctctgctgcgcctgttcctgggtgaattctgtctctgaacttccgtttttactttgacctagtttattagttttacgtattaatcaactattaatcgtaatatcgccAATAATCTGTCCGTTTTATAacctttttccttttattttctaaaattatccgtcttaaacgtattttcgacgtaaatcatcatgtcattgtaattattgtaattttaattatcgtatttcatttattatactctttatcatattgtttgcttGTTCTCACATGTAGTCAACCCTAAATCCTTACTTTGACCccattgtatgctaaattacgtgttcaccgacatagtttaattctcacatgctaggattaaaacgatggatgttgcagtgcatgcatataatcgacaacatatcaagtatagatgattttccctaatcattagtagaggccgctatcgaggcgggaaggattaggtgttcgatcaaaagagcttcctaatacgtaccctcaccccttactccagatctctgtgaacatccgtgttcattggcatccacgagagagattctagacatagaatgctaaaggtaacgagttcttagcgtctatgtcactactttgtgtcttgacatgacgcgaagtattcgaacggtttctaattttccacaataaattggtggcgactccacaaatgcaaacgcttgtttcccaagcgcccccgtgggccccccgtgcccacagtttggcgacaccgctggggagtaatacatttacgtgttgccaagggtgaaacttgaacaaggttagggaatagtttatatgagactgttgtcggttttcattacgcGATCTTCTTAGATCATTTTATTCGGCTTTCCTAGGCCCAAccaaacccattcgaccaatcgtcccgtctggacggtccaaattcttatctgggcctaaggatggataacgattgacgtcaaccataccacgatgcttactcctgtttgtatcaagggccttcactacataagggaatggactaggaaccggccttactcttgtttggcgcggacctctccacagacccgggtctgattgctcggtatagcaacccaccctttaaaccaaaaactcttttaaatgcactcagcataccgttataatgcctgtttgaatgcttgtatcatatgtgatcaccattttctaaataaaaccatgacgaatcaaaaacctctttcaaaatg
Protein-coding sequences here:
- the LOC141617269 gene encoding uncharacterized protein LOC141617269, whose protein sequence is MDESGEYRKLQLQELEEIRNESYENAAIFKERTKAWHDKMLARKTFTIGQKVLLYISRLRLFPGKLRSRWVGPFIVTQVFPHGAVEIRSLSTEKIFKVNGHHLKPYYEGFQKEKVKGIDLVDPIYVD